One window of Vitis riparia cultivar Riparia Gloire de Montpellier isolate 1030 chromosome 5, EGFV_Vit.rip_1.0, whole genome shotgun sequence genomic DNA carries:
- the LOC117915064 gene encoding ankyrin repeat-containing protein At5g02620-like translates to MSRYPDCCEQLDVNGNNVVHLFMMQRRCFKSFIKIPWMNVRALINEKNVEGQTPLHLLAHSQLGCRSFIFKEEVDKMALNNQSSTALDVILLAEDLFGKKDFIISRLKNAKARVGPLFWQKAMRKDKDKKNEDKKDEDMSQSKRSKGLESLDTSFLREASQSHLIVAALVATVSFTAGFTLPGGYKDGDGMAILSNKPAFKAFVVSDSLALVLSVTAVLFSFYTALSKRKKRVILFVRPAYWLTKLGVGAMVVAFFTGLYTVLPHHSGIAIFTFIICICCSVFSIISGSVPQRWITKCTKFRS, encoded by the exons ATGTCACGCTATCCAGATTGTTGTGAGCAATTGGATGTTAATGGAAATAATGTTGTTCACTTATTCATGATGCAAAGAAGATGTTTCAAAAGCTTCATAAAGATTCCCTGGATGAATGTGAGAGCACTTATAAATGAGAAGAATGTTGAAGGACAAACACCTCTCCATCTGCTCGCCCATTCCCAGCTGGGATGTCGTTCTTTCATATTTAAAGAGGAAGTAGATAAGATGGCACTTAACAACCAAAGCTCAACTGCTTTGGACGTAATTTTACTGGCCGAggatttatttggaaaaaag GATTTTATCATATCAAGACTGAAAAATGCCAAAGCTAGAGTCGGGCCTTTGTTTTGGCAGAAGGCTATGAGGAAAGATAAGGACAAGAAAAACGAGGACAAGAAAGACGAGGACATGAGCCAAAGCAAACGTAGTAAAGGTTTAGAGTCTTTAGACACCTCTTTCTTAAGGGAAGCAAGTCAGAGCCATTTGATTGTGGCCGCACTTGTCGCGACTGTATCGTTCACAGCAGGTTTTACACTGCCCGGCGGTTATAAGGATGGTGACGGCATGGCCATTTTAAGCAACAAGCCAGCTTTTAAAGCATTTGTTGTGTCTGATTCCCTGGCTCTGGTGCTCTCTGTGACTGctgtattgttttctttttatactGCATTGTCTAAAAGAAAGAAGCGAGTCATTTTATTTGTAAGGCCGGCGTATTGGCTCACCAAGTTGGGTGTAGGAGCAATGGTGGTAGCATTCTTTACCGGCTTATACACCGTACTGCCGCATCACTCAGGGAttgcaatttttacttttatcatCTGCATCTGCTGTTCAGTTTTCAGCATAATCTCTGGTTCGGTACCCCAAAGGTGGATCACAAAATGTACTAAATTTAGGTCATGA
- the LOC117915277 gene encoding ankyrin-1-like, producing MDPSTSTSNHALELQNLNSVSSGNQQDVTYMPPEIYRAAAQGATHIILSKMPRDVQYLTPKKNTILHIAAQFGQPKCVAWIIRHYSGDSSPLQWPNLKGDSPLHLAAREGHLEVVKAIIRAAKTVSERDIESGIGVDKAMLRMTNNEHDTALHEAVRYHHPEVVKWLIEKDPEFTYGANFSGGTPLYMAAERGFRDLVKIIIENTTLTPPAHTGPMGRTALHAAVIGRDPIMV from the exons ATGGATCCATCCACTTCCACTTCCAACCATGCTTTAGAATTACAGAACCTTAACTCAGTTTCTAGTGGGAACCAGCAGGATGTCACATACATGCCTCCTGAAATTTACAGGGCTGCAGCACAAGGCGCCACCCATATTATCCTCAGCAAAATGCCCAGAGATGTCCAATATTTAACACCCAAAAAGAACACTATACTCCATATTGCAGCCCAATTCGGTCAACCGAAGTGCGTTGCATGGATCATTCGACATTACAGTGGGGATTCATCCCCACTGCAGTGGCCCAATCTGAAAGGGGACTCCCCCCTCCACCTTGCGGCGAGAGAAGGGCATCTAGAGGTCGTGAAGGCTATTATTCGTGCTGCGAAAACAGTTTCCGAAAGAGATATTGAGAGTGGGATTGGAGTGGATAAGGCAATGCTGAGGATGACCAACAATGAGCATGACACAGCCTTGCATGAGGCAGTCCGGTATCATCATCCGGAGGTGGTGAAGTGGTTGATCGAGAAAGATCCCGAGTTTACATATGGTGCTAACTTTTCTGGTGGGACTCCTCTATACATGGCTGCTGAGAGAGGGTTTAGAGACTTGGTGAAAATAATCATAGAGAATACTACTCTCACTCCACCGGCTCACACTGGCCCCATGGGTAGAACAGCTTTGCACGCAGCTGTGATTGGCCGTGACCCAA TAATGGTATAA
- the LOC117915276 gene encoding uncharacterized protein LOC117915276 yields the protein MTTLHGSAPSLRRRARGCIPPEGSHFRSCLSLELHHWRRVGGQLIKEDSYPSSDSSVEMSDELASTLASIQEFMAGAFPPGTSHGVPFHLSNHCETAPPPTVTVSPPMVPTIEDTRLAEQEAKVERLESMMRQIRLQDGGLTWDEKDGIPAASLPAKFRMPDIEHYSGIGCPKIHLRLYSTVMRAHGIDDAQLVALFPMSLSGAAQRWFASVEPSRLRTWGDVACEFLTQFTFSADIDVSRRELEATRQRPNESISSFVTCWRAKVAGMIDRLKEQDQIDMVLRNLQPRFARRLVGVPFQDLKSLVQAAFSVEEVITRGLWMDATPSPDSKGKKPIGSFSRSGEVGAISYQHRRPAHHSPYRPPPVRAHFPHPQYQYQPDYVQEPYIAQTSMQPRPPYPRAATHPPPIPYAQRPARQFTPLGMTLTRAFEKLRDGGLIIPLAPRPLPHPIPPHFRSHEHCLYHHIQGHDTERCSALHHAIQDLIDSGLVNLVGPSVTTNPLPTHSTHAVPPPPSL from the exons atgaccaccttgcatggaagcgccccgtctcttcggagacGTGCAAGGGGTTGcataccgccggagg gaAGTCATTTTAGGAGTTGCTTGAGTCTGGAGTTACATCATTGGAGGAGAGTAGGAGGTCAATTGATCAAAGAAGATTCGTATCCGAGTTCAGACAGTTCAGTCGAGATGTCGGACGagctagcttccacacttgcttccaTTCAGGAGTTCATGGCAGGG GCTTTTCCACCTGGGACTTCACATGGCGTTCCATTCCATTTATCAAATCATTGTGAGACGGCTCCACCACCTACTGTCACAGTGTCACCTCCCATGGTTCCTACTATTGAGGATACTCGATTAGCCGAGCAGGAGGCCAaggttgagaggcttgagtccaTGATGAGACAGATCAGATTGCAGGACggaggtttgacttgggatgaaAAAGACGGCATACCGGCGGCTAGCTTGCCCGCCAAGTTTCGCATGCCAGACATTGAGCATTacagtgggattggttgtcccaagatccacttgagactatacAGCACAGTCATGAGGGCACATGGTATAGATGATGCGCAGTTGGTAGCCCTCTTCCCTATGTCACTTAGTGGAGCAGCTCAGAGGTGGTTTGCTTCAGTTGAGCCTTCGAGACTCCGCACCTGGGGAGATGTGGCTTGTGAGTTCCTGACCCAGTTCACTTTCAGTGCTGATATTGACGTATCTagacgagagttggaggccaccagGCAAAGGCCAAATGAgtctatttcttcttttgtcACTTGCTGGAGGGCAAAGGTGGCTGGTATGATAGACCGACTTAAGGAGCAGGATCAaattgatatggttcttcggAACCTACAGCCGAGGTTCGCGAGACGTCTTGTGGGCGTCCCATTTCAGGACCTCAAGAGTCTGGTTCAGGCAGCTTTTAGTGTTGAGGAGGTCATCACTCGAGGATTATGGATGGATGCTACTCCTTCCCCTGACAGTAAAGGGAAGAAGCCGATTGGATCATTTAGTAGATCTGGAGAGGTTGGCGCTATTAGCTATCAGCATCGGAGGCCCGCACATCACTCGCCTTACAGACCTCCTCCAGTCAGGGCTCATTTCCCTCATCCACAGTATCAGTATCAGCCAGATTATGTTCAGGAGCCCTACATTGCTCAAACTAGCATGCAGCCACGACCACCGTATCCGAGAGCCGCTACTCACCCGCCACCTATACCATATGCACAAAGGCCAGCGAGACAGTTCACTCCCttgggcatgactttgactagagcttttgagaaaCTCAGAGATGGTGGTTTGATTATTCCTTTGGCGCCACGCCCTTTACCACATCCTATTCCTCCACATTTTCGCTCTCATGAGCATTGCTTGTATCATCATATTCAGGGACATGATACTGAGCGTTGTTCGGCACTCCATCATGCGATACAAGACTTGATCGATTCGGGGTTGGTCAACTTGGTtgggccaagtgtgaccaccaatcctcTACCTACGCATTCTACACATGCGGTTCCTCCTCCTCCTAGTCTTTag
- the LOC117915072 gene encoding ankyrin-2-like has translation MSNQIAADGQTEITHMDADLYEALYESDIRILERKYSEAHLQLQQTPKRNTVLHIAAQFGQLASVEWILHFHSCSPLLQQPNRKGDTPLHLAAREGHGAIVKALLDAAKTLHQEIESGVGTDKAMLRMTNKEKDTALHEAVRYHHSEIVVSLIEEDPEFIYGANITGYTPVYMAAERGYGDLVCIIIDKTRASPSHSGIMGRTALHAAVIREDQDMIAKLLEWKPDLTKEVDENGWSPLHCAAYLGCTKIAEQLLDKSSDKSVTYLAIKDTKKTALHFAANHHHRETVKLLLSHSPDCCEQVDDQGNNFLHFAAMSKRPFAIDDLFPNDNKLRVRGLVNEKDAKGDTPLHLLSSCQCYNPVFSMDNEVDKMALNDDKLTALDILSRANI, from the exons ATGTCGAACCAGATTGCAGCTGATGGCCAAACTGAGATCACCCACATGGATGCTGATTTGTACGAGGCTTTGTATGAAAGTGATATCAGAATCCTCGAGAGAAAGTACTCAGAAGCTCATCTTCAACTCCAACAAACCCCAAAAAGGAACACTGTCCTCCACATTGCAGCCCAGTTCGGTCAGCTGGCATCCGTTGAGTGGATCCTTCACTTTCATTCATGTTCACCTCTACTGCAGCAGCCCAATCGGAAAGGCGACACTCCACTTCACCTTGCTGCGAGAGAAGGCCATGGGGCGATTGTGAAAGCTCTCCTTGACGCCGCAAAAACACTTCACCAAGAGATCGAAAGTGGGGTTGGAACAGACAAGGCGATGTTGAGGATGACCAATAAGGAGAAAGACACAGCCTTGCATGAGGCAGTACGGTATCATCATTCAGAGATTGTGGTGTCATTGATTGAGGAAGACCCTGAGTTTATCTACGGTGCAAATATTACAGGCTACACTCCTGTTTACATGGCTGCCGAGAGAGGATATGGAGACTTGGTGTGTATAATTATAGACAAAACTCGCGCTTCACCATCTCACAGTGGCATAATGGGTAGAACGGCTTTGCATGCTGCTGTAATTCGTGAGGACCAAG ACATGATAGCGAAGTTATTGGAATGGAAGCCAGATCTAACAAAAGAAGTTGATGAAAATGGGTGGTCTCCCCTTCACTGTGCTGCATACTTGGGTTGTACTAAAATTGCGGAGCAATTACTAGACAAATCATCAGATAAGTCTGTAACTTACCTTGCAATCAAAGATACCAAGAAAACAGCACTTCACTTTGCAGCTAACCACCACCATAGAGAGACAGTAAAGCTTCTGCTCTCACACTCTCCAGATTGTTGCGAGCAGGTTGATGATCAgggaaataattttcttcactttgcggCAATGAGCAAACGGCCTTTTGCTATTGATGATTTGTTCCCGAATGACAATAAGTTAAGAGTGAGAGGACTTGTAAATGAGAAGGATGCTAAAGGAGACACACCCCTCCACCTGCTTTCTTCTTGCCAATGTTATAATCCAGTTTTCTCAATGGACAATGAAGTGGATAAAATGGCACTCAACGACGATAAGTTAACTGCCCTAGACATTCTTTCAAGGGCTAACATTTAG